Proteins encoded together in one Myxocyprinus asiaticus isolate MX2 ecotype Aquarium Trade chromosome 9, UBuf_Myxa_2, whole genome shotgun sequence window:
- the lrrc8c gene encoding volume-regulated anion channel subunit LRRC8C, which translates to MIPVTEFRQFTEQQPAFRVLKPWWDVFTDYLSVVMLMIGVFGCTLQVMQDKIICLPQRSFSNQTELMGAPVPSSPVSSVPVVHELKGLKTNLDIQQYNYINQMCYEKALHWYAKYFPYLVLIHTLIFMVCSNFWFKFPGSSSKIEHFISILGKCFDSPWTTRALSEVSGENPEEKDNKKNSASRSNLDTPIGEGNLEKTPSLRSIPEKIVVDKPAASVLDKKEGEQAKALFEKVKKFRLHVEEGDILYVMYVRQTVVKVLKFILIIAYNSALVSKVRFTVRCTVDIEDMTGYRHFYCNHTMAHLFSKLSYCYLCFVIVYGLTCLYTSYWLFYRSLKEYSFEYVRQETGIDDIPDVKNDFAFMLHMIDQYDPLYSKRFAVFLSEVSENKLKQLNLNHEWTADKLRQKLQTNSNNRLELQLFMLSGLPDTIFEVTELQSLKLEIINNVTIPAAIAQLEDLQELSLYQCSLKIHSAATSFLKENLKVLRVKFDDFRELPQWLYVLRNLEELHLIGSLCSDASKNITLDSLRELKALKTLTLKSNFSKIPQSIVDVASHLQRLCICNDGTKLVMLNNLKKMVNLVELELVHCDLERIPHGIFSLTNLQTLDLKENNLRSIEEIVSFQHLRKLTCLKLWHNSITFIPEHIKKLSSLERLHFSHNKIEILPSHLFLCTKLRYLDLSNNDIRFIPPEIGVLQSLQYFSVSCNKLENIPDELFFCKKLKTLKLGRNTLSVLSPKISYLSVLSHLELKGNHFEVLPAELGCCRTLKQSGLVVEDVLYETLPSDIREQMQKE; encoded by the exons ATGATTCCAGTGACAGAATTCCGGCAGTTCACGGAACAGCAACCAGCGTTCAGGGTTCTGAAGCCATGGTGGGATGTGTTCACAGACTACCTCTCTGTGGTCATGCTCATGATAGGTGTGTTTGGGTGCACTCTGCAG GTAATGCAAGACAAAATCATATGCCTTCCTCAACGGTCGTTCTCAAATCAGACAGAGCTGATGGGCGCACCTGTTCCCTCATCACCTGTATCCTCAGTGCCTGTGGTGCATGAGCTGAAAGGACTGAAGACAAACTTGGATATTCAGCAGTATAACTACATAAACCAAATGTGCTACGAAAAGGCTCTTCATTGGTATGCCAAGTATTTCCCATACCTGGTTCTCATACATACCCTCATTTTCATGGTGTGCAGCAATTTCTGGTTTAAGTTTCCTGGCTCCAGCTCCAAAATTGAGCACTTTATATCCATACTGGGCAAGTGTTTTGACTCTCCTTGGACTACAAGAGCTCTGTCAGAGGTATCAGGGGAGAATCCTGAAGAGAAGGACAACAAAAAGAACAGTGCCAGTAGGTCAAACCTTGATACTCCAATTGGTGAGGGCAACCTAGAGAAGACTCCATCTCTCAGATCCATTCCTGAAAAAATTGTTGTGGACAAGCCAGCAGCCAGTGTCCTTGACAAGAAGGAGGGAGAGCAAGCCAAGGCCTTATTTGAAAAGGTCAAAAAATTCCGCCTGCATGTGGAGGAGGGTGATATATTATATGTAATGTATGTCCGTCAGACTGTCGTGAAAGTGCTCAAGTTTATCCTTATAATTGCTTACAACAGTGCTCTGGTCTCAAAGGTTCGGTTTACTGTTAGATGTACTGTGGACATAGAGGACATGACAGGTTACCGGCACTTCTATTGCAATCATACAATGGCCCACTTGTTCTCTAAGCTCTCCTACTGttatttgtgttttgttattgtttatggaCTGACGTGTCTTTATACATCCTACTGGTTGTTCTATCGTTCTCTGAAGGAATACTCTTTTGAATATGTAAGGCAAGAAACTGGAATtgatgacatcccagatgtgaagaATGACTTTGCTTTCATGTTACACATGATTGATCAGTATGATCCCCTGTACTCCAAGAGGTTTGCTGTATTTCTGTCAGAGGTCAGTGAAAATAAGCTTAAACAGCTTAACCTCAACCATGAGTGGACAGCTGACAAGCTTCGGCAGAAGCTGCAGACCAATAGCAATAACAGGCTGGAgcttcagctcttcatgctctcTGGTCTTCCGGATACCATCTTTGAGGTGACAGAGCTGCAGTCTTTGAAGCTCGAGATCATTAATAATGTTACCATACCCGCAGCAATTGCCCAGCTGGAGGATCTCCAGGAGCTTTCACTTTACCAGTGCTCGCTCAAGATCCACAGCGCAGCCACATCATTCCTCAAGGAGAACTTGAAGGTGTTGCGAGTGAAGTTTGATGACTTCCGTGAACTTCCACAGTGGTTGTATGTGTTGCGAAACTTGGAAGAACTCCATCTGATTGGCTCTTTGTGTTCTGATGCATCAAAGAATATAACCCTAGACTCTCTACGAGAGCTCAAGGCGCTAAAGACCCTGACACTCAAGAGCAACTTCAGCAAGATCCCTCAGTCAATTGTGGATGTGGCCAGCCATCTACAACGTCTCTGTATTTGCAATGATGGCACCAAGCTTGTCATGCTAAACAACCTTAAAAAGATGGTGAATCTTGTAGAACTTGAGTTGGTGCATTGTGACCTGGAACGCATACCACATGGCATTTTCAGCCTTACTAATCTGCAGACATTGGACCTGAAGGAGAACAATCTACGCTCCATTGAGGAGATTGTCAGCTTTCAGCACCTCCGTAAGCTGACCTGTCTGAAGCTTTGGCACAATTCCATCACTTTTATTCCTGAACACATCAAAAAACTCAGCAGCTTGGAGCGGCTCCACTTCAGCCACAACAAGATCGAAATCCTGCCTTCCCACTTGTTCCTCTGCACCAAACTGCGCTACCTCGATCTTTCCAACAACGACATTCGTTTTATCCCACCGGAGATTGGCGTTCTCCAGAGCCTTCAATACTTCTCTGTTAGTTGTAACAAACTCGAAAATATTCCAGATGAACTCTTCTTCTGTAAGAAGCTGAAAACTCTGAAGCTCGGCAGAAACACACTGTCTGTCCTCTCACCAAAGATTTCATACCTAAGTGTACTGTCTCACTTGGAGTTAAAGGGTAATCACTTTGAGGTCTTGCCAGCCGAGCTTGGCTGTTGCCGTACCTTAAAGCAGAGTGGACTTGTGGTAGAAGACGTGCTGTATGAAACTCTGCCTTCAGACATCAGGGAACAAATGCAAAAAGAGTGA